ACCAAGAATATCTTGTACGACATTAGCAATCGTTTTTATGTAGTATTTCTGTAACCAATTGCGAGCAAACGGGTTGGGAGTGCAAATCACCAAGCAATTATTTTCCAATCGCTCTGCACTCGCAGTTTTGATCCAAGTTTCAAAGGTGGGACGGGATAGCTCCAGTTGTAAGCGCTCCAGTACCTGATTCCACAGACTTTCTAGGGGCATTTCCATGATTTACCACCAATGCTCGGCAATCGTCACAATAATGAAGATATAAGTAAGCACCAATTTAGCAGACTATGCTCTAGACCTGGTATCAGCCTTTGAGTTGCCATCGTTCTTGGACTACCCACGGTAGCCAAGATCCAACCACCCACTGATTCTTACGGAGAAGCAAAGACAAATGAAGACAACAGACCATGACTTTCAGCCGAGAAGAGGACAACAGAACACGGAAAAATTTTGTGTCTTTGCGTCATCGAAAGGACTTTTGCCCCAGAGGTGCTCAACATTCAGTATTTTGGTCATGCTGCTTAGTAGTGCAGCAGTGATGTCTATTGGGGGTTGTTCCATACCTAGTGGTATTAAGGCTGGAAAAACAGACACTCAGCCTCAAACGCTAACCCAAAAGACAAATGATCCCACTTCCCCAAATATTTTGCCTGTCTCATCGTCCAATAATCCTAACTTCGTCGTTGGAGTTGTACAAAAGGTAGGACCTGCTATTGTTCGTATTGATGCTTCTAGGACAGTAGTTTCTCAGATACCCGATGAGTTTGATGATCCTGTTTTCCGGCGGTTTTTTGGGTCGCAGCCTAGAGAACGGGTCGAGCGGGGTAGCGGTTCTGGGTTTATTATTAACTCTGCAGGTCAAATTCTGACCAATGCCCATGTGGTAGACGGTGCTGACGTTGTGACGGTAAAACTCAAAGATGGACGCACTTTTGACGGACGTGTACTCGGTGAAGACCGGGTAACTGATGTTGCTGTCATTAAAATTGAAGCTAATAACCTACCAACTGTTGCTTTGGGTAACTCTGAGGTCTTGCAACCAGGAGAAGCGGTCATTGCTATTGGGAATCCTCTTGGTTTAGACTACACCGTTACATCTGGAATTGTCAGCGCTACTGGTCGTTCTAGCAGTGATATTGGTGCTACTGATAAGCGTGTTGATTATATTCAAACTGATGCAGCTATCAACCCTGGTAACTCTGGAGGACCACTGCTGAATACTCGTGGAGATGTCATTGGTATGAATACTGCCATTATTCAAGGTGCTCAAGGGTTAGGCTTTGCTATTCCTATCAGCACGGCGCAGCGGATTGCTCAAGAATTAATTACAAAAGGTAGGGTTGACCATCCTTATTTAGGTATTCAAATGGTGACTTTAACGCCAGAAATTCAGGAAAAAGCCAGTTCTAAAGGCATTAATTTGGCAGTAGATAAGGGGGTATTGTTACTTGATGTTGTGCCACGTTCTCCTGCTGCTTCTGCTGGATTAAAACAAGGTGATATCATTCAAAGTATTAGTAACCAGCCAGTTACTAAAATAGAAGAAGTGCAAAAGATAGTGGAAAATAGTAAAATTGGCTCTCCTATTGAATTACAAGTGATTCGTAATGGGCAAACAGCACAAATAGCCGTTAAACCCGCTCCTTTACCGATTCGACGTGGAAGCTAAATTATGAATTATGAAGTATGAATTATGAATGAAAAATCTTCTTGATTCATATTTGATATTTCATAAACTTTATCTATGGGAGTTTTTATTATTATGGGTGAATTGCTACCAATTATTCAATTGGGTGCTCCGATACTGCGTCAAAAAGCCACCTTGGTAGAAAATATCAATGATGAGCCTATTCAAAAGCTCATTGACGACCTTATGGCGACAGTTGCTAAGGCTAATGGTGTTGGTATTGCTGCACCTCAAGTTGCCCAATCTTGTCGTTTATTTATAGTAGCCTCCCGCCCTAATCCCAGGTATCCCAACGCTCCAGAAATGGAACCCACTGCCATGATTAATCCAAAAATCATTGCTCACTCAACTGAAGTTGTCAAAGGTTGGGAGGGTTGTTTGTGTATTCCAGGGATTAGGGGATTAGTTAAGAGATATCAAGCGATTGAAGTAGAATACACTGACCGCAATGGCAAACTGCAAAAGCAAGAATTGACTGATTTTGTCGCTCGTATCTTTCAACACGAGTATGACCACCTTGACGGTATCGTGTTTTTAGATAGGCTAGAAAGTACTCTGGACATAATCACTGAGCAAGTATATCAAAAACAAGTGATTAACAACACTTAACTATAAATAATTCTAAAGAATGAGAAATTACCTGGAATCTTAAGTTAAATTTAACCTATTGTTAACCTTTT
The sequence above is a segment of the Mastigocladopsis repens PCC 10914 genome. Coding sequences within it:
- a CDS encoding HhoA/HhoB/HtrA family serine endopeptidase, which encodes MKTTDHDFQPRRGQQNTEKFCVFASSKGLLPQRCSTFSILVMLLSSAAVMSIGGCSIPSGIKAGKTDTQPQTLTQKTNDPTSPNILPVSSSNNPNFVVGVVQKVGPAIVRIDASRTVVSQIPDEFDDPVFRRFFGSQPRERVERGSGSGFIINSAGQILTNAHVVDGADVVTVKLKDGRTFDGRVLGEDRVTDVAVIKIEANNLPTVALGNSEVLQPGEAVIAIGNPLGLDYTVTSGIVSATGRSSSDIGATDKRVDYIQTDAAINPGNSGGPLLNTRGDVIGMNTAIIQGAQGLGFAIPISTAQRIAQELITKGRVDHPYLGIQMVTLTPEIQEKASSKGINLAVDKGVLLLDVVPRSPAASAGLKQGDIIQSISNQPVTKIEEVQKIVENSKIGSPIELQVIRNGQTAQIAVKPAPLPIRRGS
- the def gene encoding peptide deformylase — protein: MGELLPIIQLGAPILRQKATLVENINDEPIQKLIDDLMATVAKANGVGIAAPQVAQSCRLFIVASRPNPRYPNAPEMEPTAMINPKIIAHSTEVVKGWEGCLCIPGIRGLVKRYQAIEVEYTDRNGKLQKQELTDFVARIFQHEYDHLDGIVFLDRLESTLDIITEQVYQKQVINNT